ACGCGCCATCAAGCAGGATGCCGCGCGATTGCAGCTGATCGACCGGCTCGCCGTGGTTCGGCAGGCGACCTTCAAGCATTTCGTAGTAAGTGTCCGGCGGCGCGGTCATGAAGCGCATGCCGATTTTCTTCAACTGATCCCAGGTCTTGATCAGGTCGTCGGTGAGGAATGCAACGTGCTGGATGCCCTCGCCGTTGAACTGCATCAGGAACTCTTCGATCTGGCCCGCGCCTTTGGACGACTCTTCGTTCAACGGGATGCGGATCATGCCATCCGGTGCGGTCATGGCTTTCGAAGTCAGACCGGTGTACTCGCCTTTGATGTCGAAGTAACGGATTTCACGGAAGTTGAACAGCTTCTCGTAGAAGTTCGCCCAGTAGGCCATGCGACCGCGATAAACGTTGTGAGTCAGGTGGTCGATGATCTTCAGGCCGGCACCGACCGGGTTGCGATCAACGCCTTCGATGAACACGAAGTCGATGTCGTAGATCGAGCTGCCTTCGCCGAAACGGTCGATCAGGTACAGCGGCGCGCCGCCGATGCCTTTGATCGCTGGCAGATTGAGCTCCATCGGACCGGTTTCGATGTGGATCGGCTGAGCGCCGAGTTCC
This genomic interval from Pseudomonas koreensis contains the following:
- the hppD gene encoding 4-hydroxyphenylpyruvate dioxygenase, with amino-acid sequence MADLYENPMGLMGFEFIEFAAPTPGTLEPIFEIMGFTKVATHRSKNVHLYRQGAINLILNNEPNSVASYFAAEHGPSVCGMAFRVKDSQKAYSRALELGAQPIHIETGPMELNLPAIKGIGGAPLYLIDRFGEGSSIYDIDFVFIEGVDRNPVGAGLKIIDHLTHNVYRGRMAYWANFYEKLFNFREIRYFDIKGEYTGLTSKAMTAPDGMIRIPLNEESSKGAGQIEEFLMQFNGEGIQHVAFLTDDLIKTWDQLKKIGMRFMTAPPDTYYEMLEGRLPNHGEPVDQLQSRGILLDGASEQGDKRLLLQIFSETLMGPVFFEFIQRKGDDGFGEGNFKALFESIERDQVRRGVLTTE